From a region of the Odontesthes bonariensis isolate fOdoBon6 chromosome 4, fOdoBon6.hap1, whole genome shotgun sequence genome:
- the LOC142378616 gene encoding NACHT, LRR and PYD domains-containing protein 1b allele 5-like, with the protein MDAARSNFTPKVSQERIGISYSFKFPGSGLFECSLTGLVFTVTREGEVTYKTLIWDDRLLEPVQKMAGGPLFGIKCPQDSISQLHLPHCEPQPALVSGSLSVIDITDDGLNFIQPLQITETHVVVNVPHLSAFGIVWDVVKRFKDFKTIPINCQTLPFLIRKRCPRNSLSFVLLPSNVPLQDVKAQHADWEFILAPSFCRFHMNEIYSFHSDPGGFTLQPKKAEFYEEYGPNYSVTFEILLPPSVERITVTIKDPKNACVWEHDIQLPAPPSAAEPGTSSTQ; encoded by the exons ATGGATGCT GCTCGTTCAAACTTCACGCCCAAGGTGAGCCAGGAGAGAATTGGCATTTCATACAG CTTCAAGTTCCCAGGCTCAGGTTTGTTCGAGTGTTCTCTGACTGGCCTGGTGTTCACTGTGACCCGTGAGGGGGAGGTGACGTACAAGACTCTGATCTGGGACGACAGGCTCCTGGAACCGGTTCAAAAGATGGCCGGAGGGCCGCTGTTCGGCATCAAGTGTCCTCAGGACTCCATCAGTCAGCTGCACCTCCCACACTGTGAACCTCAACCTG CTCTGGTGTCTGGGAGCCTGTCCGTCATCGACATCACTGACGATGGACTGAACTTCATTCAGCCGCTGCAGATCACAGAAACCCACGTGGTCGTGAACGTCCCGCACCTCTCTGCCTTTGGCATCGTGTGGGATGTTGTGAAGCGCTTTAAGGACTTCAAGACGATACCGATTAATTGCCAAACCCTGCCGTTCCTGATACGCAAACGCTGTCCACGCAACAGCCTCAGCTTCGTCCTGCTGCCGAGCAACGTGCCTCTGCAAGAT GTGAAAGCGCAGCACGCAGACTGGGAGTTCATCCTGGCCCCGTCCTTCTGTCGCTTCCACATGAACGAGATCTACAGCTTCCACAGTGACCCCGGAGGTTTCACCTTACAGCCCAAA AAAGCTGAGTTTTATGAAGAATATGGACCAAACTACTCGGTGACATTTGAGATCCTCCTGCCGCCCAGCGTTGAGCGAATCACTGTGACGATCAAAGATCCAAAAAATGCATGCGTGTGGGAGCACGACATCCAGCTTCCAG CTCCACCCTCAGCTGCTGAGCCCGGGACCTCATCGACACAGTGA